The Porites lutea chromosome 9, jaPorLute2.1, whole genome shotgun sequence sequence TGCTGTGCATGATTCGATTTTCAGATCTAGCGAAAGGTGAATCTaacaatttctatttttttttaaaataactatttCAATCCTATTCatcctcatccaataattgtccattatatttaacagttattttCCCTGTGATCCCCCTTATGTCACTGATGAGCTGCGGGAAGCAGGATCCTTCAGCTATGCCATGAAGAACCTACAATCTGAAATGGAAAAATTGCAACTGGAATTAAAAAACTCTGTTCCATTCTTTAGTTCAAGATACAAGGTACATGTATAGAATTAAGGTATATTATTACTTTGATTCATCGATCCATTTAATCATTCATtcccttctttttcttcatcaaatcttagtaattttaataataataataataataataatgatgataaatgataatgataatccttttttattttatctaaatTCCATAACCTGtaaagagacaaaaaacaaatcaatcGAATCAATCAATCAGATCAAattagtgataataataataataataataataataataatgatgataacaatgaaaatactactactgctactgctactgctactgctactgctactgctactgctactgctactactactactactactactactactaatattactactactactactactactactactactactactactactactactactactactactactactactactactactactactactactactactactactagtactactactactactactagtactactactactactactactactactactactactactactagtactactactactactactactactactactactactactactactactactactactactactactactactactactactactactactactactactactactactactactactactactactactactactactactactactactactactactactactactactactactactactactactactactactactactactactactactactactactactactactactactactactactactactactactactactactactactactactactactactactactactactactactactactactactactactactactactactactactactactactactactactactactactactactactactactactactactactactactactactactactactactactactactactactactactactactactactactactactactactactactactactactactactactactactactactactactactactactactactactactactactaataataataataataataataataataataacttgtgCGATACAGGTTATGTTGGCTACACCAGCGAACTGAAGAGCACAAGGGAACTACAATCGGAAACCACCTGAGACACCCGAGGCATCAGCACAATGTGTCCCCAAATGACTTTGAGCGAAATTTTAACATGAAATGTCGTGATGACTTTTTATCGTTAATTGTGATCAcaaaatgataatagtaataatgataataataacaataacaataacaataacaataacaataacaataacaataataataataatagttataataataataataataataataataatataaccTGTGAAGAAGCCTTTTTAGATCAAAGGAACCGAATACCCCGCTCCCCACCCCAAAGGAAGAACTAAACTGATATCACTACTACataacaaaaaaggagaaaaaaaatacttcttttTGACTCAGGGTCACGTTCTTTGGGAGACAGCGATGCCAGCAAACCTTGGCTATATGTCTGCAATGTtatacaaccaaaacaactgtgCGTCGGAGGTCTCCACTGTCACCAGTAAATACGAAATGGAAGTGGGCAAAGACCTGTGTGTCATGCTGGGGTATGACAGGAACAGATGTATGGGACATCTCACCGCTGGAGGGTCTGTAGCCAACATTGAAGCAATTTGGGCGGGAAGAAATGTGAAGTACTTTCCACTGGGACTGCAAGAGGCTTTGTTAAAAGACGAAAGACTTTCTGGTGCCAAAGGATATAAGGTAAATTTCTTTGCTTCATTTCTGCTCTAATTTATCAGGTGTATTGCAACACGTTGTACTGGATGTTAGGGATAATATGAAAGGCTGGCTTTGTTGGATTCAAAATTGCACttataaatataaaattaaaacataatTCCATTAGGCGAATTGTACTTTGCAGGCCGCTTTTCGGCTACTGTTGTGTTATAAAACTTGGAATTTTCCCTATAACAGCACTCTCTAGCGGATAACGTGGAGGCCACATGACATCTGACGATAACACTGCTTCCCGCCAAAGTGTCTGTGCGGTTGCCTCACTTCCCGAGTATGTTGACCGCTAGCGTGAATTTATTCCCATAAAAGTTTACCTTTTTTGAGCTATATTGcatataacattttttttctcttagaaTTTTGTTCCCCTCGATCAAATCTTAATATGTTTTCCCAGACCGAGATTCTGAGCCATTcttgggaaacaaaatttacttGTTTTATTTCTAAATTGTATCCGATTAGGTTTTATTCCCTCAGAGAGGAAAGGAAGAACAATTAATTAGCGCTTCCCAGTGGGAACTCCTTAACCTTGATGTCGACACTATCTTAAAAATGCCTTCTGATGTTCAAGCTTTGACCGGCCTTGCACATCATGAATTTATGGAAATAATGTCCAAGTACCTTTACGAGTCCATTGGAACACAGGAGTTTGTAAGGCGACATATGCTAACACAAAATCCATGCATTGTTGTTCCAAGCACATTACATATTTCTTTAACGAAAGCAGCTACCATCCTTGGACTTGGTCGAGAGAGCCTTGTTTCTGTAGCAGTTGACGAAAACTCGCGGATGGATCCTACTGGTAATGTTTTATTGTGTTATCTTCGAGTAGCCACAAACAACTCTCTTTTTATTCACACAGTTTTATCTACCTATATTGTATTGATGTACTTCAATCGTTGCAGCACCCTCGTACCAAGCGTCTTCATTCCCCTTGACCAGCGGTCTGGAAAAGCGCCAGTTTTGTCAAGCTAGCATGCGCAGAACGGGAGGAAGACTCGAGGTACGAGATTTTCCTTGCAGTGGAAGACAGTAGCCTTtgttttggcttaaaaaataataataataataatagtacaaCACTTAATGTAACTGTTATCTTTGTGGTGTAAAAGTGATTACTCTTCAACGACTTTATATCAATAAATTGGCAGGTGCTAAAGTACAATAAATCAGAACTGACCAGTGCTGTGTCTTCCACTTGCAATGCTTTGATTTGTGTTTGGTTTTACTCTAATGTCACTCACTATCGGCTTAATCAGGCACAAAGAACAACAACTGCAACTGCATGCGTACAAAATGTATGTCGGCATGTTTTGCTTTCATGAGTGTGAACAGAATTAAGCTTAATTTCAGTCTGATactatttttgctgtttatatATTAGACTAGAAAAGGTGTTTTAAACTGAAGGTTAATTTTGTTTGTCAACGTTTAGAATTGCACCGGATTCTGAGAGAAAAATTGGATAAGGAAATTCCAGTCATTAACGTGGTAGCTGTTACAGGAACAACAGAACAAAGCGCTGTGGATCCAGTGACTGCAATTGTCGATTTGCGTGAAAAGTTCAGAAGTAAGGTAATTATTAGGTTAATAAAAACCAATtcaccatcactatcatcatcatcatcaccatcatcatcatcatcatcatcatcatcatcatcaccatcactatcatcatcatcaccatcatcatcatcatcatcatcatcatcatcaccatcactatcatcatcatcatcatcatcatcatcatcattatcatcatcatcatcatcatcatcctcatcatctaatcatcatcatcatcatcatcatcatcatcatcatcatcatcgctgttatctttattgtaaaCACTATCAGTGAATAATTGTCGGCGAAGTCAcacttttatcgctttttcgtttttctatACATAGACCCAATATACCTCGTTTCCCTTACTTAAACTAGCAATGCGATTTgtacaggtaatcacatgatttcgagtgcaatttggaataaataagcacgagtaaattttttcaaaggctaacaaaattttgtggtctttgaaaaaatttacgagtgcttatttattccaaattgcacgagaaaaatcatgtgattacttattaataatattcatgaaaaaattgcgagatagctttaaaatctctttaataGGGAGTCAACCCGCGTAAAATacgtgcaaaaataaattattcaaatgctgcaattatcatcacacgtgcagtcaaaacaacattttgctcgttgttttcaaagtttgcaagctgcagaaacgggctgaacagttcatggaattgttcaatgtgtttgaaataaagattcTGGGTTATTACCTCGAGTTTACCGCTCATCCagagaatttcttcttcctcctctgataCTTGCCGAGCTTTGTTTGGGCGCTTACCACGGCCAGCCAAGCGAAGGTGTTTCGCTTTTTCCTCCAACACCTCTTTGGACGAACTAAATTCTCGATCACGTACAATGGACagggtgcagcctttgttctttaagtgtgctttctggttcataatcttcaccttttttgtattgtttacttcggcgtcgaaatgctcgagcaaagtgttaagcccagccggctcataattttctagttcatcagtaatttccttacctacgcaccaattcttccaaaaagagagccaaaaaccaatgctttttgcagtgttttggtttttagagcagtttttcagctcctctacAGTTGTTTCGGTCGCAAAAGCAAATGTGCTGCAATCGCCAACCATTGCGGTTTTTGCTCGAGACTGGTCCGGAGCGGATTCAAATTTTGCGCCATTTAGATGGCGCATTTGATTGGTTGtcagtgagttcctttgtttattagccaatcagaatgtcacgtttgttactcttttctgcaCTCAATTACCTTTCTTCTGCACTGTGTTACCTAAAAACTGCATtcctcttagccaatcacaatcgagaaattttttcatgtatattattaatgaTCTACTAAACCCTCCACTTGTATGTTTTTGACAACTAGGGTCTTAACTTCAGCATTCACGCGGATGCGGCCTGGGGAGGATATTTCTGTAGTATGCTGCGAGCGCAGCCGGAGAGCAGTCCTATGCCAACAGCCAAAGAAACAGGATTTGTTCCGGAAATGTACCTGAGTTCCTACGTCCACGAACAGTTATCAGCTCTCCACCATTGTGATACAATCACTGTAGATCCCCACAAATCTGGCTTCTGTCCTTATCCAGGCGGTGCAATTTGTTACAGAGACAGAAGGATGAACTCATTTCTGTCAATCACCACTAAAGTGCTCTACTACCATGGAAAAATGATTCTCGGTGACGTCGGTATCGAGGGATCCAAACCTGGGGCAGCTGCTGCAGGGATCATGATGGCAAACAGGGTAATCATTCATGACTGTTTTTCCGATATTggttcaaagcaaaaaagaaatccTCAGTACAAACATCACGATTGCTTTATCTCAGTACATCACGCTGTTTAGTGGAATATTCCAAgcaaatctcttttttttccctgaGCTTGGGCCCTTTTTAATGTTGCAGATCTAATTGCTGTCGTAACAAAAGAGAAGAGATCCTACCCTGGAAATGAGTCTCTCCAGAAAACAGCTGGGAAGAGTTGtcccagaattttttttttttcgaagattAGATCAGttctagcctgcgtcgcagacgtcatttaacctcggttagtaacgtctacGAAGCAGCGCCCGGTGATCATTGTTCTGGTACCCCAaaggactcaacgaattactgGAAGTGCGCTTCGAGTTTCCTTCTTTTATCAGTCTATTGGCaaaatcaacaatggctttaTATACAGGGTAATCATGGTGCGTACTTAattcctggtacacaggtgggggcccagaacaaggatttcgctGCTCTTTTGCTGTCGAAGGGCGTAATTAGAGTTTGGTTtcgtctgtggcacaggctagatCAGCTAGTCAGATCAGTTCTGGTAAGCAAGTCGTCCAGGTTTGATCAGTGGAGAGATGGGGTGGAAGATTGGGAACCCTTTTCTATTAATAATGCAAATGGGGCAATTTGGAAGCGGGATCAGGGTAATTGACACGCACGGGAAAGGCTAAGACATTCTTTCAACTCTCCTAGGCCTCAGGGAACGTATATTCATACAGAGCAAAAACatcaaacaaactgaaaatccATCGTAAGTCCATTTCTACAAGAGTACTTGCTGTTTGGCGCCCTCAAGTCCTTATAGTTGCAGATATAGATTGAAAAAGAAactagaaaacaaaagaaaacaaaaccaaaggcTTAGTTTTCCTTATAATTTCGTGTTCTTGACTTCGCAGGTGATCGGTCTTCATAGGAACGGTTACGGTCGTATCCTGGCTGAGTGCATGTTTACCTCAAAGATCCTATACTGTCAGTGGGCAACACTGGCTAAAGAAGACGACATTTTTGTTATCAAAACAACGAAGCCTTTACCCAATTTAAATAACTGGTCAGACGAAGAGCATATCAAATTTATAAGGGAACGAATCCTTGGCAAAAGCAACGAAGAACTTGCACGGGTAAATATTTCAGCTTGTTAGACTGAAATGTTAATGTTCATTGAGTCCGCCGCAATGCACCCAAGTACTAGCGATTGTTTTGCATTTTACTGGGATTCGAGTTTTCTGCCGAGAAAATCTACGAAAAAAATCTCTAAAACTATTGATGGAGTCCTACTACTAATTCCGTATCAAAATGCCTCATAAATTGCTTATTCTTTATtcttacatgtaaaaaaaaattcgtgacTACGGAAAAAAGGGTCATAAATATTAaaactgtttcaaatttaactgtCTTTAATTGTACTTCAAGTTGCTAGACTAAGAGTTAGGTGACTTTTAGCCGCCAAtcgaatttaagaattttatgACCGAACGATGTGTGGCTAAGAATAATATGATTGgttgataattaaaaaaatatgatcgatatttttgttttatcaaaGCTGATGTCTCGAGCGTTGCAGCCCTTTTTTGTAAGGACGGGCAAGCACTATAAAAGtctctttttaaatttcttcttcgGTGGCAATAATTCATAAAGCTATATTTTTGTGATTCAATTCACTAACAACACAGCAACGTATACGTGGTAAGCATTTAGCTTCTCCTGTCTTTTAGGATGATGAGGCTATGCTTTACCTAAAAGAAGTGGGTCCTGACACCTTGATACCGTGTTTCTCTGTAAACCTGAAAGGAAACCAAAGTGTGGAAGTGTGCAATGCAATCAACACAGCGATATTCGAAAGCCTCAGTCATACGTCAGGGGAACATACTGCGTTTCGTATTCCAATGCTTGTTACCTCGTCAAGTCTGGTATCCCACGTCCACAGTGTTGCAGCTACAAATTTCAAGAGAAGATTAGGGGTAAGATTTCTTTGAATAAACGACCAGTTAAAATGTGTTAAACGTCTAGCAAAACCGTAGGTTATCGACTGGAAGTATTCATGTATAAGAATACAGTTGTTGCGATGCAACTaaaatttattagatttaactATATCGCTGACTTGAAGTTTCAGTTACTTAGCAAccaatttttcccttttaagtaactttttaactgatttatatatatattactgTCAATTAAGCAATCtcattgtctttttctttttcaaaaaggtgCCTGGCCAAACTCTACGGAATCATCCTAGAACGGGAATAATTTGCCTTTCCCTTTTCTCATTTTCGTTTCTGTATAAAGCAACAGGAGATAGGTTCCTGAAAACAAGGAATTGTACATTGTCTCGTTTTCCTTATTTCCtctgttttttccttcttttttcttttttttgtatcCTTTATAATATAACCCACTAATATTAACCCTTCTGTAATCATGCTAATCTATGTGAGTTAAATAAAAGAAGGTCACGTGATATGTCATGAGATTATCGATTGTAAACAATGAATGAATTAGTGTTTAATGTAGTAATGAAAAGTGAACAGTTGATGCTAGTCTaagcatttccaaattccactTCGACCAGGAACAGCgtagacaaagaaccactttgtggatgtgttacctccaaatcattattattattattattattattattattattattgttattattattattattattattattattattattattattattattattattattattcgaaACTATTATACATTCACCACTATGTGCTACTACTATGCGCTTAATATCTGGTATTATTTAAATGGCTGGATGTCCTTTTAATTGCTAACCCGCTTGCAATCATctatttaatttcctttttgctACTCTTTGATTTAGCTCAACTCAAACAGCGACGCGCCAGTCAAATACATCAAAACAACGTGTATGGATCCCTGGGCCACATCAATAGAGTTCATGAACCACATGGCTTCAATTATGAGGAACAGTATTTTGTGCGCCATTGGAAGGGTAAGAGTCCAACTGCATGAACCATGACGATTACTTATAACGGTTAAGGCTCTTCCTAAAGGGGAAATGTCAGCACGATATTGCTTTTTAAGATCcaaaaatgctcctgtagaaaCGTGAAGAAGatatgaaacaaatttcataAGGGAGATGCCGACTAACCATAATAACTTTGTGGGTGGTTTCTGCAAGCAtcgcattaaaacttgaaaaagcaagaccaacttttttaagtttcaatccaACTCCATTCTTGCCATCCGTGGCAGCAAACGATAGGAAATagtttcaagggctaaagaaaATAAGTATAatagggaaaaagaaaaatgaaaaataataggGAATAGCGTGTCAAGATCCCTTTAAGCCATTCTACCATTCATCACAATAATTCGGAAAGGTTTCGTCATTTTCAGAGGCTACCGTTTTTAACATCGCCTTTAATTCCTGATCAGTTGAATATCGCTTTATTCACGAGAATAATAAGCATGTAGAAGTGATTATACATAAGCAAAGCAGCCTAACATGTCTAATATGTACATATAAATTATATATAATATGCCTGGTGATTTAAAACAGTTTGGCAGTTTATAAAACTGCGGTATTAATAGTCATCATAAActggagaataaaaaaatattttgagatGCACGGGTCTTCTAATAACTTTAAGCAATACTGACAAGTCAAGGAGGCAGCTTGACTGCTGCAACTATGTGTCAACCTGTTTTGATTTCTATTTTAGGTTACTGATCCTACTGCCCTTCACAACTTTGTCAGCACAGGAGTTGTAAATGAACAGAACGAAGTGATCGCCTGTTATGTTGGAGATTTTAATAGAGTTCCGAAGCAGTACGAAGCAATTGTCAAGTTAAAATTCGTTTGCAACAAAGACGCCGAGAAGTACATCGCCACCCAAAAAAAGCTGTCAAAGTGGAATGATGTTGTTCAACCGATTGTCTTCCGAAGTAGACAGCAAAGACTTCATGATGTCTTCTTTAAGGATACAGGGTACTCTGGTGAATTGGAAGAGTTTGACTGTTTTATTGGCTTGCCTTCTGACAACAGCAACCACCCATTTATGTGCCCAAACATGAAGATCATCGATGTTCCTCGTTACGAGCATTTTGACAACCACGAATTCCCTGAGCACAGTTCCTACTTTATGTACGGTGACAGGAAAAACGTCTTTTTGTTTCACATCCCTACCAAGAGCCCCGACTTTTTTCAGGTAACGGTGCCCGACCAAGGAACTCACA is a genomic window containing:
- the LOC140947852 gene encoding L-tyrosine decarboxylase-like produces the protein MFRRRRSSAREDDCNTATKQARLSKAPMYSQQREVFTRGDHVVDRQKQWASVGAWFLGPKAENGEVFRDLLTKAIDSHIGFRHSYFPCDPPYVTDELREAGSFSYAMKNLQSEMEKLQLELKNSVPFFSSRYKGHVLWETAMPANLGYMSAMLYNQNNCASEVSTVTSKYEMEVGKDLCVMLGYDRNRCMGHLTAGGSVANIEAIWAGRNVKYFPLGLQEALLKDERLSGAKGYKVLFPQRGKEEQLISASQWELLNLDVDTILKMPSDVQALTGLAHHEFMEIMSKYLYESIGTQEFVRRHMLTQNPCIVVPSTLHISLTKAATILGLGRESLVSVAVDENSRMDPTELHRILREKLDKEIPVINVVAVTGTTEQSAVDPVTAIVDLREKFRSKGLNFSIHADAAWGGYFCSMLRAQPESSPMPTAKETGFVPEMYLSSYVHEQLSALHHCDTITVDPHKSGFCPYPGGAICYRDRRMNSFLSITTKVLYYHGKMILGDVGIEGSKPGAAAAGIMMANRVIGLHRNGYGRILAECMFTSKILYCQWATLAKEDDIFVIKTTKPLPNLNNWSDEEHIKFIRERILGKSNEELARDDEAMLYLKEVGPDTLIPCFSVNLKGNQSVEVCNAINTAIFESLSHTSGEHTAFRIPMLVTSSSLVSHVHSVAATNFKRRLGLNSNSDAPVKYIKTTCMDPWATSIEFMNHMASIMRNSILCAIGRVTDPTALHNFVSTGVVNEQNEVIACYVGDFNRVPKQYEAIVKLKFVCNKDAEKYIATQKKLSKWNDVVQPIVFRSRQQRLHDVFFKDTGYSGELEEFDCFIGLPSDNSNHPFMCPNMKIIDVPRYEHFDNHEFPEHSSYFMYGDRKNVFLFHIPTKSPDFFQVVQLDGFSDSVGIEGEDELLLKHGIEVEIPSIPGEPVILNGEIQEPLDKKEFDISFVGINGKEVKTKAKLGKKIWFAPSTRTFSNLISVTDRKSMLRSENLASHLVQLNLS